From a region of the Solanum stenotomum isolate F172 chromosome 2, ASM1918654v1, whole genome shotgun sequence genome:
- the LOC125856690 gene encoding 12-oxophytodienoate reductase-like protein isoform X5, which produces MILQRVVMPPMTRNRSYNNTPQPHAIEYYAQRTTKGGFLISESTSASDISNGSPNMPGIWTEDQAEAWKPIVDSVHGKGGVFFCQLWHPGRLSDSSLNNFLIAWNAVPDDGEYFRPTPKQLKANELLLIVNDFRNAAHNAIEAGFDGVEINAANSYIIDQFLNDQVNDRTDAYDGNIENRCRLALEIIGAVVEEIGPDRVGVKLSLFSKVFRRKDSNLEALLTYLASELTKLGILYLHVFEPRDEPRCLKSIRNAFEGTLIASGGYNKTEGDEAITESCADLVSFGRLFLANPDLPKRFEVNAPLNKHDRSTFYRTDPVLGYTDYPSLEIAC; this is translated from the exons ATGATTCTTCAGAG AGTAGTGATGCCACCAATGACAAGGAACAGATCATACAATAATACTCCACAGCCACATGCTATTGAATATTATGCTCAAAGAACCACTAAGGGGGGCTTTCTCATTTCTGAATCAACTAGTGCTTCGGACATCTCCAATGG GTCCCCAAATATGCCTGGAATTTGGACTGAAGATCAAGCAGAGGCATGGAAGCCTATTGTTGACTCTGTTCATGGCAAAGGTGGTGTCTTTTTTTGTCAGCTTTGGCATCCAGGGCGACTATCTGATTCAAGTCTCAACAATTTCCTTATAGCTTGGAATGCAg TACCTGACGATGGTGAGTACTTCAGACCAACACCAAAGCAACTAAAAGCTAATGAACTCCTTCTCATTGTCAACGATTTTAGAAATGCCGCCCACAATGCCATTGAAGCTG GATTTGATGGAGTAGAGATCAACGCTGCAAATAGCTACATAATCGATCAATTCTTGAACGATCAAGTCAACGATAGGACCGATGCATATGATGGAAACATTGAGAACCGTTGTAGACTTGCTCTTGAAATTATAGGAGCAGTTGTGGAAGAAATCGGACCAGACAGAGTTGGCGTAAAACTATCTCTGTTTTCCAAAGTGTTCAGGAGAAAAGACTCGAACCTAGAAGCTCTGTTGACTTATTTGGCTAGTGAACTCACTAAGCTCGGAATTTTATATCTACATGTGTTTGAGCCAAGGGACGAACCTCGTTGCCTAAAATCAATTAGGAATGCATTTGAAGGGACACTTATTGCTTCAGGTGGATACAATAAAACTGAGGGAGATGAAGCAATTACTGAAAGTTGTGCTGATTTGGTGTCATTTGGACGTTTGTTTTTGGCAAATCCTGATTTGCCTAAACGTTTCGAAGTGAATGCACCATTAAACAAGCATGATAGGAGCACTTTCTATAGGACTGATCCAGTTCTGGGCTACACTGATTATCCATCACTTGAAATTGCTTGTTAG
- the LOC125856690 gene encoding 12-oxophytodienoate reductase-like protein isoform X3 produces the protein MASNSTSVPLLTPYKMGSFELSHRVVMPPMTRNRSYNNTPQPHAIEYYAQRTTKGGFLISESTSASDISNGSPNMPGIWTEDQAEAWKPIVDSVHGKGGVFFCQLWHPGRLSDSSLNNFLIAWNAVPDDGEYFRPTPKQLKANELLLIVNDFRNAAHNAIEAGFDGVEINAANSYIIDQFLNDQVNDRTDAYDGNIENRCRLALEIIGAVVEEIGPDRVGVKLSLFSKVFRRKDSNLEALLTYLASELTKLGILYLHVFEPRDEPRCLKSIRNAFEGTLIASGGYNKTEGDEAITESCADLVSFGRLFLANPDLPKRFEVNAPLNKHDRSTFYRTDPVLGYTDYPSLEIAC, from the exons ATGGCATCAAACTCCACCTCAGTTCCTCTCCTTACTCCTTACAAAATGGGGAGTTTTGAGCTCTCTCATAG AGTAGTGATGCCACCAATGACAAGGAACAGATCATACAATAATACTCCACAGCCACATGCTATTGAATATTATGCTCAAAGAACCACTAAGGGGGGCTTTCTCATTTCTGAATCAACTAGTGCTTCGGACATCTCCAATGG GTCCCCAAATATGCCTGGAATTTGGACTGAAGATCAAGCAGAGGCATGGAAGCCTATTGTTGACTCTGTTCATGGCAAAGGTGGTGTCTTTTTTTGTCAGCTTTGGCATCCAGGGCGACTATCTGATTCAAGTCTCAACAATTTCCTTATAGCTTGGAATGCAg TACCTGACGATGGTGAGTACTTCAGACCAACACCAAAGCAACTAAAAGCTAATGAACTCCTTCTCATTGTCAACGATTTTAGAAATGCCGCCCACAATGCCATTGAAGCTG GATTTGATGGAGTAGAGATCAACGCTGCAAATAGCTACATAATCGATCAATTCTTGAACGATCAAGTCAACGATAGGACCGATGCATATGATGGAAACATTGAGAACCGTTGTAGACTTGCTCTTGAAATTATAGGAGCAGTTGTGGAAGAAATCGGACCAGACAGAGTTGGCGTAAAACTATCTCTGTTTTCCAAAGTGTTCAGGAGAAAAGACTCGAACCTAGAAGCTCTGTTGACTTATTTGGCTAGTGAACTCACTAAGCTCGGAATTTTATATCTACATGTGTTTGAGCCAAGGGACGAACCTCGTTGCCTAAAATCAATTAGGAATGCATTTGAAGGGACACTTATTGCTTCAGGTGGATACAATAAAACTGAGGGAGATGAAGCAATTACTGAAAGTTGTGCTGATTTGGTGTCATTTGGACGTTTGTTTTTGGCAAATCCTGATTTGCCTAAACGTTTCGAAGTGAATGCACCATTAAACAAGCATGATAGGAGCACTTTCTATAGGACTGATCCAGTTCTGGGCTACACTGATTATCCATCACTTGAAATTGCTTGTTAG